TCTGTTGAAACCAAAGAAGAAATCAAGAAAGAGGTAGCAGAAGATACGACTGTTAGTGAAACAAAAATGTACACCAATATTCCGGTCGAAGATTTACAAAAGTTACATAGTGATGCGGAACGTGTACGTGTAGAGATTTCTAAAATGTTGATCGGTCAAAGTGAGTTGATTGACTTATTGCTGGTTTCTTTATTTACAGGTGGTCACGTGCTATTAGAAGGTGTACCGGGAATTGCAAAAACTTTGGCTGCAAAACTGTTAGCAAAAAGTATTGATACTGGATTTTCAAGAGTGCAATTTACTCCGGATTTGATGCCTGCGGATGTGATTGGTTCAGCTGTATTTAATATGAAAACTTCCACATTTGATTTTCAGAAAGGTCCCGTGTTTTCAAATATCGTGTTGATTGATGAAATCAATAGAGCTCCGGCCAAGACTCAAGCGGCATTAATTGAGGTGATGGAAGAGAAGCAGGTAACCATTGATGGAACTACGCATAAGATGGATCAGCCATTTTTTATTGTGGCAACACAAAACCCAATTGAACAGGAAGGAACTTATCAGCTCCCGGAAGCGCAGTTGGATAGATTCACGTTTAGAATACGTTTAGAATTGCCTGAATTAAATGAAGAAAAAATGATTTTGGAACGTTATCAAAGTGATTTTGCGCAATCATTTGAGAATATCCAAAAGGTACTAAAGCCATCAGATATTGATCGAATTTACAATATGGTGGAGAAGGTATATATCAAAAAAGAAGTGCTAGATTACATTGCAGAAATTGTTGTGAGTACACGAAACTCTTATCAGATTTATATGGGAGCATCCCCCAGAGCTTCACTTTGGTTACTAAAAACCTCAAAAGCTTTTGCTGCACTTCAGGGACGTGATTTTGTGACTCCTGATGATGTGAAGTTTTTAGCGCCATACGTTTTAAATCACCGAATTGTTTTATCGCACGAAAAAGAGTTGGAAGGTGCACCTTCTGAAATGGTCATCAAAGAGTTAATTGAATCAATTGAAGTACCTCGTTAATGCGTGGAATTTATTTAAGTAATCGATTTTATTGGGCATTGTCCGGAATCATTGTCCTTTTTTTTATAGGATACGGGTTGCGTATATCTTTTGATTTAGGGCAATTGCTTTTAGTGGTTTTAATCATTCTGATTTTAATCGATATCGCATTATTGTATTGGCCTAAACACAGTTTGACTGGCTCAAGAGAGATTCCGGAGTTGATGACTTTGGGAGACCAGAATAAAATTACCATCCGAATATATAACCAATATCCATTTAACCTAAATCTTAATGTCGTAGATGAATTGCCGTATCAGCTTCAGGAGCGAAATTTAATGTTGCATGCGAAGGTGAATGGCAATGAATTGTCTCGATTTGATTATGAAATTCTACCAAAAGAAAGAGGGGAGTATAGATTTGGTGTGATTAATATCTTTTTAAATAGTCCGATTGGGTTGGTGCAAAGAAGAATTAAATGCGGAGAGGAACAGGTGGGTAAAGTTTTCCCTTCTGTAAACCAAATGAAAAAATACGAGATTTTGGCGTTAGCGAGAATCTCTACTTTGGATGGAATTAAAAAGATTCGAAAGATTGGTCATAATTATGAGTTTGATCAAATTAAAAATTACGTGATTGGAGATGATATCCGTGCGATTAATTGGCGTGCGACAGGAAAGCGAAATCAATTA
This genomic interval from bacterium SCSIO 12643 contains the following:
- a CDS encoding MoxR family ATPase; its protein translation is MYTNIPVEDLQKLHSDAERVRVEISKMLIGQSELIDLLLVSLFTGGHVLLEGVPGIAKTLAAKLLAKSIDTGFSRVQFTPDLMPADVIGSAVFNMKTSTFDFQKGPVFSNIVLIDEINRAPAKTQAALIEVMEEKQVTIDGTTHKMDQPFFIVATQNPIEQEGTYQLPEAQLDRFTFRIRLELPELNEEKMILERYQSDFAQSFENIQKVLKPSDIDRIYNMVEKVYIKKEVLDYIAEIVVSTRNSYQIYMGASPRASLWLLKTSKAFAALQGRDFVTPDDVKFLAPYVLNHRIVLSHEKELEGAPSEMVIKELIESIEVPR
- a CDS encoding DUF58 domain-containing protein; translation: MRGIYLSNRFYWALSGIIVLFFIGYGLRISFDLGQLLLVVLIILILIDIALLYWPKHSLTGSREIPELMTLGDQNKITIRIYNQYPFNLNLNVVDELPYQLQERNLMLHAKVNGNELSRFDYEILPKERGEYRFGVINIFLNSPIGLVQRRIKCGEEQVGKVFPSVNQMKKYEILALARISTLDGIKKIRKIGHNYEFDQIKNYVIGDDIRAINWRATGKRNQLMVNQYQDERSQAVYVFIDKSRSMEMRFEKMRYLDYAVNSALVMLNVALKKYDKAGLVTFSDKVGASIKADRSSLQLKRILEQLYREKPSEKEANYDLMMRITRKMLNGRSLILLYTNFESIHALERQLPYLRRLNKMHLLVVVFFEDKEIEEFSHSEIEEEVNVYQRILAGKYVSEKRKMQNLLMKHRIQTILTTPENLSIDSLNKYLELKARGLI